ACGGCTCGGCGGCACGCCGGGAGCGGTGGACGTGCCGTTCTGGTCGTCGCTGCGCCGCAGCCTGGCCGACTCCGTACGCCTCGTCGCCCTCTCCGTGCTGGTCGGCATCCCGCTCTTCCTCGCCGGTTTCATCCCGGTCGTCGGTCAGACCGTCGTGCCGGTCATCGGCGCGGCCGTCGGCGGCTGGTTCCTCGCCGTGGAGCTGGTCGGCGCGCCCTTCTACCGGCGGGGAATGCGCCTGCCCGAGCGCCGGAGCCTGCTGAAGGCGGACCGACCCACCGCGCTCGGGTTCGGGGTGGCGGTGTTCGTCTGCTTCCTCATCCCGCTCGGCGCGGTGCTCGTCATGCCGGCCGCGGTGGCCGGCGCAACCCTCCTCGCCCGCCGCTCGCTCGGCCAGTCCATCCAGGAGAGTTGACGTGGAGATCACCCTGGTCGAGGGGGACATCACCACCCAGCGCGTCGACGCGATCGTCAACGCGGCCAACTCGTCGCTGCTCGGCGGTGGCGGCGTGGACGGCGCGATCCACCGCCGGGGCGGGCCGGCCATCCTGGAGGAGTGCCGGGCGCTGCGCGCCTCCCGGTACGGCAAGGGGCTGCCCACCGGCCAGGCGGTCGCCACCACCGCGGGGAAGCTGCCCGCCCGCTGGGTGATCCACACCGTCGGGCCGGTCTGGTCGGCGACCGAGGACCGCTCGGCGCTGCTGCGGGACTGCTACGCCAACAGTCTGCGGGTGGCCGACGAGCTGGGCGCGGCGACCGTCGCGTTTCCGCTGGTCTCCGCGGGCATCTACGGCTGGCCGGTCGAGGACGCCGTCCGGCAGGCGCTCGGCGTGCTCGGGGCGGCCACGCCGGCACGGGTGACCGAGGCGCGGCTGGTGCTCTTCGGCGCCGAGACGCTCCGTGTTGCCGAGCGGGTGCGCGCCGGCTGAGCGGGCGCCGCACACCGTCGCGCCGGGCCGGCTGCGAGGGCCGCAAACCGTCGCACCGCGCCGGCCGCCGCCGCGGTCAGGTCAGCTCGGCGAGGCAGGACCACTGGGCGGCCACCGCCCGGTAACCGAGCCGCTCGTTGATCGCCAGCATCGGCGCGTTCGCCTCGTCGTTCGACGTGTACGCGACCCGCACCCCGCCGGCGGCTGCCCGGTGCAGGGCGGCCCGCTTGGCCAGTCCGGCGAGGCCACGCCCGCGGTGCCCGGGCAGGGTCCCGGTGAAGTCCGACCACATCCGGTCGCCGTCCCGCTTGACCACGCTGAACGCGACCAGGTCGCCGTCCAGTTCGGCGGCCGTGCTGGCGGCCTTGTCCAGGCCGAGGTTGTGCCAGACGTCGTGCTGCCACGTCTCGTAGCTGATCGTGTCGGAGGCGACGTCGCCCGGCTCGTCGGCGGCCGTCGCGATCTCGGCCCGGTACAGCCGGTGCGGGTCCAGCTCGGCGAAGGGCAGCAGCCGTACGCCCGGGGGAGCCGTCGGCATCGGCGGCGCCGGGCGCAGGTCGAGCGCCGAGTAGCGCAGCTCCCGGCTCGGCGTGAAGCCGTGCCGGCGGGCGAAGGGCAGCGCCTCCGACAGCGCCCAGGTGCGGACCCGGCGTACGCCGAGGGGGCGGAGGTGCCGCAGCGCCTCGCCCAGCAACGCGTCGCCGATGCCCCGGCGTCGGTGGTCGGGGTGCACGTGCAGCAGCGAGACCTCGCCGAAGCCGGGCTCGGAGGTGCGGATGTTCAGGTACGCCGACACCCAGCCCACCACCTGGTCGTCGACCTCGGCGACGAACGCCGTCCACTCCTCGCCGGCGGGCGGTTCGGCGATCATGTGTCGGGTCGACGCCTCCCCCCGCACGAGGTACGGGTAGACGAGTGCGCGCAGCGCCACCACGGCCGGCGCGTCGTCGGGCGTGGCGGTGCGGATCAGTGGCTCAGGCATCGCGCGAGGGTACCGACCGGACCGGTTCCCGCTCGACCGATTTGCCGGGGGTCAGGCGGAGTCGCGCAGGATCAGCTCGGTGGGGAGCATGAGCGACGGCTCGACGGTCTCACCGGCCGCGATCCGGAGCAGCTGCCGGGTCATCTGCCGGCCGATCTCCTGGATCGGCTGCCGGACGGTGGTCAGCGGCGGCTCGGTGTAGGCGGCCGTCTCGATGTCGTCGAAGCCGATCACCGCCACGTCGTCCGGAACCCGCCGGCCGGCCTCGCGCAGCGTACGCAGCGCGGCGTGTGCCATCAGGTCGGACGCGGCGAAGACGGCGTCGAGCTCCGGGTCCTCGGCGAGCAGGTGCCGCATCGCCGCCGCCCCGGACTCGCGGGTGAAGTCCCCGGTCGCGACCCGCTGCGGCAGCCCGGCCTCGGCCATCGCCTCCCGGTAGCCGGTGAGCCGTTCGATGCCGGCGACCATGTCCTGCGGGCCGGCGATCGTGGCGATCCGCCGCCGGCCGCCGGCCACCAGGTGTCGTACCGCCGCGGTGACCCCGCCGACGTGGTCGACGTCCACGTACGGCACCGGGACGTCGCCGAGCGGCCGGCCGCTGCACACCACCGGGATGCCCAGCCGGGCGAGCGTGCCGGGCAGCGGGTCGGCGCCGTGCAGCGAGGCGAACAGCACGCCGTCGACGTGCCGTCCGGTGGTGTACCGCTCCACCCGGGCGTGCCCGGCCGGCGAACCGGCCAGCATCAGCACCAGCTGCTTGTCGGCGGCCTCCAACTCCTGGCTGACGCCCCGGATGATGCCGGGGAAGACCTGGTCGTCGGAGAAGACCCGGGTGGCCGCCTCGGGCATGACCAGCGCGACCGAGTCGGTCCGCTGGGTGACCAGGCTGCGGGCGGCGAGGTTCGGCACGTAGCCCAGCTCGGCCACCGCCCGGTGGACCGCCTCCCGGATCGGCTCGGCGACCGTGGTGGAGCCGTTCACCACCCGTGAGACGGTGGCCCGGGAGACCCCGGCCCGCCGGGCCACCTCTTCGAGCGTCGGCCGCTGCGCCGTCGTCATCGCCGTTCCCCCGCTCGTCACAGCCCGTTCCGGGAGATCACCTCCTGGTACCACCGGGCGCTGGACTTCGGTGTGCGGCGCTGGGTCAGGTAGTCGACGTGCACGATCCCGAACCGCCTGCGGTAGCCCTCCGCCCACTCGAAGTTGTCCAGGAACGACCATACGAGATAACCCCGGAGATCCACCCCCCGGGAGATCGCCTCGTGTGCGGCGCGCAGGTGGCCGTCCAGGTAGGCGATCCGGTCGGTGTCGACGACCTGGCCGGGGCCGTCCGGAGACTCCGTGCCCGGCTTGTCCGGGTAGGCGGCGCCGTTCTCGGTGATCAGCAGCGGCACGCCCGGGTAGTCGGTCGCGATCCGTTCCAGCAGGCGGGTCAGCCCGGCCGGTTCCACCATCCAGCCCATGTCGGTGAGCGGCCCGGTGGGCGGAAGGAACTCCACCGCGCCGTCGGTGCCCGGGTACGCGCCGCCGCCCCCGGCGCCGTCCGGCCGCCCCGCCACGTAGGTCGGCTGGTAGTAGTTGACGCCCAGCAGGTCGATGGGTGCGGCGATCAGCTTCTCGTCCCCGTCCCGCAGGAACGTCGGCTCGACGATCCGGCCGACGTGCTCCAGCACGTCCTCCGGGTAACCGCCGGCGAGCAGCGGGTCCAGGAAGATCCGGTTGTGCAGCCCGTCGACCAGCCGGACCGCCGCGGCGTCCGCGGCGCTGGACTCGTCCGCGGGGCGTACGTCGGCCGGGTTGAGGGTGATGCCGACGGTGCGTGCGCCGGCCGCGCGCAGCGCCCGGGCCGCCAGGCCGTGCCCGAGCAGCAGATGGTGCACGGCGGTGAAGGCGGCCCCCGCGTCCTGCTCCCCGGGGGCGTGCACGCCGTTGCCGTAGCCGAGGTAGGCCGAGCACCACGGCTCGTTGAGGGTGGTCCAGACGTTGACGCGGTCGCCCAGCCGGCCGTGCACCGCAGTCGCGTAGGTGGCGAAGTGCTCGGCCGTGTCGCGGTTGGTCCAGCCGCCCCGGTCACCCAGGCTCTGCGGCAGGTCCCAGTGGTAGAGCGTCACGATCGGGTCGATGCCTCGGGCCAGTAGGGCGTCCACCAGCCGGTCGTAGAAGTCCAACCCGCGGGGGTTGACCGGCCCGGTGCCGTCGGGCTGGATGCGCGGCCAGGCGACCGAGAAGCGGTACGCGGCGAGCCCCAACTCGGCCATCAGCGCCACGTCCTCGGCGTAGCGGTGGTAGTGGTCGCAGGCGACGTCCCCGGTGTGCCCCTGGTGGACCTTTCCCGGCGTACGGCTGAAGGTGTCCCAGATGGACGGGCCGCGACCGTCGTCGCGGGCCGCGCCCTCGATCTGGTAGGCCGCGGTGGCGGCGCCCCAGAGGAAGTTCTCGGGAAATCGGAGTTCCGTCACGCCTTGACCGCACCTTCCATGATCCCGCCGATGATCTGGCGGCCGAACAGGACGAAGACCAGAAGCAGGGGCAGCGTCGCGATGGCCGTCCCGGTGAACACCTGCGACATGTCCTGGTAATAGCCGTCGGACAGGGCCCGCAGGGAGAGCTGAACGGTCGGGTTCTCCGGGTCGTTGAGCACAGCGTACGGCCAGAGGAAGTCGTTCCAGGTGGTCATGAAGGTGAGCAGCCCGAGCACCGCCGCGGCCGGACGCAGCGCCGGCATGACCACGTTCCACCAGATCCGTGCCGTGCCGCAGCCGTCCACGCGGGCGGCCTCGATCAGCTCGTCGCTGACCGCCTGGCCGGCGTACTGCCGCATCATGAACACCCCGAACCCGGTGACGAGCGCGGGGACGATCACGGCGGGCAGCCGGTCGTTCCAGCTCAGCTTGGTCATCATCAGGTAGAGCGGGATCACGCCGAGCTGGGTGGGCACCATCATGGTCGCAATGATCACCAGCAGCAGCGCGTTGCGGCCCCGGAAGCGCAGCTTGGCGAAGGCGAACCCGGCCAGGCTGGAGAAGAACACCACCGACACGGTCACCGTGGTCGCCACGATGGCCGAGTTGATCAGACCGGTCAGGAAGTAGGCGTCCGTGTTGGCGAAGAGGCGGCTGATGTTCGCGCCGAGATTGCCGCCCGGCGTGAGCGGGGGCGGCACCTGGCCCATCGCGTCGCTGGAGCGGCTGGCCACCACGAACATCCAGTAGATCGGGAAGATCGAGGTGAGCGCGGCGAGGACCAGGGCCCCGTACGTCAGCGGGCTGGCCCGCCACAGGCGGCTCATCGCAGGTCTCCCTTCCGGGTCCGGCCCACCGGCGTGTGCCCGCCGAGCCGCCGGATGATCAGCACGTTGACGGCCGCGACGACGGCGATGAGCGCGAAGAGCAGCCAGGCGACCGCGGACCCGTAGCCGAAGTTGTAGTGCGGCGCGAAGGCGTTCTCGAACATGTACATGGTCACGGTCTGTGACTCGCGCAGTGGTCCGCCCCGGATCGGGTTGGTGCCGGAGTGGAAGAGCCGGGGCTCGGTGAAGAGCTGGAGCCCGCCGATGGTGGAGATGATGACGCAGAAGATGATCGTCGGCTTCAGCAGCGGCACGGTGATCGACCAGAACTGCCGGGCCCGGTTGGCGCCGTCGATGGCCGCCGACTCGTACAGGTCGCGGGGGATGGCCTGCATGGCGGCCAGGAAGATCAGCGCGTTGTAGCCGGTCCACCGCCAGTCGACCATCGTCGAGATGGCCACCCAGGAGGCGACCCGGTTCGACTTCCACTCGACGGGGCCGACCCCGATCAGGTCGAGCAGCCAGTTGACCATGCCGAACTCGCGGCTGAAGATCACCCCGAACACGATCGCCACCGCGGCGGTGGACGTGACGTTGGGGATGAGGACGCTCATCCGCCAGCCGGTGCGGAACCGGAGCGTGCGGTTGAGCAGGTTGGCCAGCCAGAGCGCGGCCAGCAGCTGCGGGACGGTCGAGATGACGAAGATGCCGAGCGTGTTGACGACCGCGTGCCAGAAGTCGGTGTCGGCCAGCAGCCGCGTGTAGTTCTCCGCCCCGACGAACGGGTGGTCGCTGCCGAGCAGGTCCCAGTCGTGCAGCGACACCCAGAAGGTGTACGCCAGCGGGTAGACCCCGAAGACGGCGAAGAGCAGGAAGAACGGCGCGATGTAGAGGTACGGCGAGAGCCGGGTGTCGAGCCGGCTGAACCGGCCTCCCGGTGGCCGGCGCCGGGTGCCGGACGTCGGTGCGACCGGCGGGCGGGCGTCGAGCTGGACGGTCATGCCCGGGGACTCCTTTCCGCCGTGCGGGCGGGTTCCGGTGTCCCGGAGCCCGCCCGCACGCTGGCTCGGGCTACTTGTCGGCGGCCTTCTTCGCGTTGGTCACCGCGTCGGTCCAGCCCTGTTCGGGGCTTCGCTGGCCCAGGTCGACGGTGCGTACCGCGTTCTCCACCTCGGTGCGCACGGCCTGGTTCTTGGGGCCCATGTAGACCGGCTTCAGGCTCTTCGCGCCGGCGGCGAAGATCTGCCCGACCGGGGCCCCCGACAGGTACGCGTTGGTCGCGTTCGCGATGGCCGGGTCGTCGAGGGCCTGCGGCGACGAGGGCAGCGGGCCCTTGGCCTTGAACGCGCCGATCTGGCCCTTCGCGCTGGTGAGGAACTTGGCCAGCTCGATCGCCTCGGCCTGGTGCTTGCTCTGCTTCGGCACGGCGAGGAACGACCCGCCCCAGTTGCCGCCGTTGCCGGGCACCTTGGCGATGTCCCACTTGTCCTTGGCGGCGGGGCCGGCGTTGCCCTCGATGACGCCGGTCATCCACGCGGGGCAGGCGATGGTGGCGAACTTCGACTGCTTGAACGCGGAGACCCACTCCTCCGACCAGGAGCCGTACTTGCCGGAGAGGCCGGAGTCGATGATGTCCATCGTGGTGTCGTAGGCCTGCTTCACCGCCGGGTTGCTGTCGACGACCAGGTTGTTGCCGGTGTCGTAGTAGCTGTAGCCGGTGGTGTTGCCGGCGGTCTGGAGCAGGATCGTGTTGAAGGTGTTGGTGGCCCCGTCCAGGAACGCGGCCCCGGTGTTCGCGGCCTTGAACTTCTCGCCGGTGGCGATGTAGTCCTGCCAGGTCGGCCAGAGCTTGGACACCTCGTCACGCTCGGTCGGCAGACCGGCCTTGGCGAAGAGGTCCTTGCGGTAGCACATCGCGATGCCGCCGACGTCGGTGCCGAGCCCGATCAACTGCTTGCCGTCGGCGGTCAGCCCCTGGTTCCACTTCCACTCCAGGAAGTTGCCCTTGAGCTCGGCGGCGCCGTGGTCGAGCAGGTTGACGAAGTTGCCCGGGTTGGCCTTGTACTCGACGAGCAGCCCCTCCTCGATGGCGACGACGTCTCCGGCGCCCTTGCCGGCGGCCAACCACTGGGTCAGCTTCGGCGAGTACTCGTCGAGGTTGCTGCCGGTGCCCCGCTCGACGATCTTCACGCCGGGGTGGGCGGCCATGTACTCCTGGTAGAGCTGCTCGTAGCCGAACTGGCCGAACACGTCGACGGTCAGCGTGATCGGACCGTCCTCGCCCGCGTCGTCACCGCCGCAGGCGGTGGTGGCGAACAGGGCGGTCGCGGCGACGAGGGCCACCGCCGCGAGGCGGCGGCGCGGAATGACACCCATCTCTTTGTGACCCCTCTCAGGTCGGGCGGGTGGTGGTGGGTACGGATCTGAGAGAGCGCTCTCACGACAGGGTGGTGGGCGTCACGCCCGCTGTCAAGAGAGCGCTCTCATCCCGCTCCGCGCCTTTCCGCCCCGAAACAGGGAAACAGGGGCCGTACCCGCCGGGTACGGCCCCTGTTTCCGAGTCGGAGCGGGGGGAGGGCCAGAGATCAGCGGGGTTGCAGGCCGTTCAGCAGGCTCGGGTCACCGGCGACGTCCAGGGTGTCGAAGCTGACCCGGCCCCAGAGGGCCAGCAGCAGATCGCTCGCGGTGCCGCTGACGTGCACCCGGGCGTGGTGGTCGTCGTGATCGAGGATGGTGTCCGTGTCCAGCAGCGCGACCCCCTCGCCGCGCAGTCGCAGATACCAGGACTGCGCCGCGTCGACCGCGGAGAGCTGCACCACACCGTGCCACTGGCCGGGACTGCGTCGCCGGCCCGCCGGGAGCCAGGTGTCCAGCACCTCGCTCACCCCGTCGGCGGCGAGCTTCGCCTCGATCGGCTCACCCGCCGCGATGGCGAGCTGCGCGTCCCAACGGTGCACCGCGGTCTCGTGGGCCATGCGGCGCGGCCAGAAGCCGGCCCGCTTCGGCTGCGGCGCCCAGTTCCACGCCGGAGCCTCCGGGTCGAGACCGTCGAACAGGGTCATCAGCTGGTCGTACCCGCGCTGCCAGTAGTCCAGCGGGGCGACACCGGGGGGCGTCTCGACGGCCTGCGGCCGGGCCGGCGGCGCGGTGGTCAGGCCGGAGCCGGCGAAGCCGCAGACCCAGTGGTAGATGCTGCCGAGGTGCAGGGTCATGTCGGCGACGGTCCAGCCGGGACAAGAGAGGACCGGTGTCTCCGGCGGCGCCTCCGCCACCGCCGAGGCGAAGGCTGGGCCTTCCGTCCGCAGCGCACCGATCCAGAAGTCCTTCGTGCCGTGCAGTCTGCTCATCGCCATCCTCCCGGGGGTGACCCGGCCACCAGTGGGTGCCGCGGCTACCCCTCAGCCTAGGGTGAAAGGTGTGTCAGACGTCTACGCCCAGCCGACAACCGGAGCCGACCGAGCCGACGTGAGTGCCCTGGCCGGCTACACCACTCTGCGCATGGGCGGTCCCGCCGGCAGGATCGTGACCGCGACCAGCGCCGACGAGATCGTGCGCGCGGTGCGGGACGCCGGCGCCCGGGGTGACGCCGTGCTCGTCCTGGCCGGCGGCAGCAACGTGGTGATCGGTGACGACGGCTTCCCCGGCACGGTGGTCCTGGTCCGGTCACGGGGCCTGCGGGTGGTCGCCGAGGACGCCGACACCGTGACCGTACGGGTCGAGGCCGGCGAGCCGTGGGACGACCTGGTCGCCGCCACCGTCGCCAACGGCTGGTCCGGGTTGGAGTGCCTCTCCGGCATCCCCGGCTCCACCGGCGCCACCCCCATCCAGAACGTCGGCGCGTACGGCCAGGAGGTCGCCGAGACCATCACCGGCGTCGAGGCGTACGACCGGGTCGAGGACACCACCAGCCGGATCGCCGCCGCCGACTGCGGCTTCGCCTACCGGGGCAGCATCTTCAAGTACCGCGACCGCTGGGTGGTGCTGTCGGTCGACTTCCGCCTCAGCAGGTCCCCGCTCTCCGGGCCGGTGCGCTACGCCGAGCTGGCCCGTGCGCTGGGCGTCGAGGTGGGGGACCGGGTTCCGCTCGCCGACGCCCGGGCGGCCGTACGCGCACTGCGCGCCGGCAAGGGCATGGTGCTCGACCCGACCGACCCCGACACGCGCTCGGTCGGCTCGTTCTTCACGAACCCCGTGCTCGATCGGGCGGCGTTCGACCTGCTGCGCGAACGCGCCGCCGACCTGGGGGAGCCGCCGTCCTGGCCGGGCGCCGGCGACGTGGTGAAGGTCAGCGCCGCGTGGCTGATCGACAAGGCCGGCTACGGCAAGGGTTACCCGGGGCCGGGCGGGGCCGCGATCTCCCGCAAGCACACGCTGGCGCTGACCAACCGCAGCGGCCGGGCGAGCACGGCCGATCTGGTCGCCCTGGCCCGCGAGATCCGCGACGGCGTCAAGACCCGCTTCGGCGTGACCCTCCACCCCGAACCCGTCCTCATCAACACCACGATCTAACCCCCCCCCCCCGCCCGCCCCCCGCCCCCGCCCCTCCTTTCCCGCGATCTTGCACTTTGCGCCCAGACACAGCGCCCATAACGGACTCAGCAAGGGCCAGAACTGCAAGATCGCGGGGCGGGGGCGGGGGGCGGGGGGGCGGGGGTGGGGGTGGGGGGGTTAGCGGGGGGTTACTGCGGGCCAGGGGATGGTCAGCTCGCCTTGGCGCCAGCGGGTGGGGCGGTCGAGGATCGGCCAGCCGGCGTTCTTGAGGGACTGGACGGCGCGCAGCCAGCGCTGCCGGGGGCCGAACGGGGAGTAGCCGGCCGCGGCCAGCCAGGCGTCGTCCAAGGCGCGGATCAGATCGTGCACCCGCTCGCCGGGGACGTTGCGGTGGATCAGCGCCTTGGGTAGCCGCTCCGCCAGTTCGGCCGGGCTCTCCAGGGTGGCGAGCCGGGCGGCCAGGGTCAGCGTGCGCGGCCCGTCGGCGTCGATCAGCAACCAGCCGCCCAGCCGGCCCAGCTCGTCGCAGGTGCCCTCCACCAGCACCCCGCCGGGGGCCAGGGCGGCGGTCATCGTCCGCCAGGCGGCGGGGACCTCGCTCTCGTCGTACTGGCGCAGCACGTTGAACGCCCGCACCAGCACCGGGCGCAGTCCGGCCAGCTCGAACCCGCCCCGGGCGAAGGTGAGCCCCGGCGGGTCGGCGGCCGGCTCGGCGGCGGCCACCCGCGCCGGGTCGATCTCCAGCCCGACCAGCCGTACGTCGGTGCGCACCCCGGCGGCGAGCCGGGCGCGCAGCTCCACGGCGGTCACCGGCGTCGCGCCGTAGCCGAGGTCGACGACGAGGGGGTCGGGCGCGCCGCGCAGCAGGTCGCCGCAGGTGGCCACGATCCAGTTGTCCACCCGGCGCAGCCGGTTGGGGTTGGTGGTGCCCCGGGTGACCACCCCGTACGGCCGCCGCGCCGCCCCTGCCACGTCGGGCCTCAGCGCCGGGCGTCTGCGCGACCGCAGGCTTCGCGACGGCGGGCCCGCCCGCGACCCCGGGGCCCCGGGAGCCGGACCTGCCCGCGATCCCGCCTCACTGCCCGACCCGGTGCACCTTGTGCTGCGCCGCCTGCGCCAGCGGGCGCACCACCAGCCGGTCCACGTTGACGTGGTGCGGGCGCGTGGCGCAAAAGGCGATGCAATCGGCCACGTCGTCGGCGACCAGCGGCTCGGGCACGCCGGCGTAGACCGCCTCGGCCCGCTCGGCGTCGCCGTCGAACCGGACCAGGCTGAACTCGTCGGTCTTCACCATCCCCGGGTCGATCTCGACGACCCGCACCGGGCGCCCGGACAGCTCCAGCCGCAGGGTGCCGGCGATCGCGGTCTGGGCGTGCTTGGCCGCGGTGTAGCCGCCGCCGCCCTCGTACACGGTGAAACCGGCGGTCGAGGAGACGATCACGATGGTGCCGGCACCGGACGCCACCAGCGCCGGCAGCAGGGCCTGGGTGACCCGGAGGGTGCCGAGCACGTTCACGTCGTACATCCACTGCCAGTCGCCCACGGACCCGGACTCCACCGGGTCCAGGCCGCGTGCGCCGCCGGCGTTGTTGACCAGCAGCGTCACCGGCCCGGGTGCGGCCGCGGCGGCCTCGGCCAGCGCCGCGACCGACGCGTCCGAGGTGACGTCGCAGGCCACCGCCGTGGCGTGGCCACCGTCGGCGGTGATCTCGGCGACCAGATCGGCCAACCGGTCGGTACGCCGGGCCGCGGCGAGCACGTGGAACCCTTCGGCGGCGAGTCGGCGGGCGGTGGCGGCACCGATCCCGCTGGAGGCTCCGGTGACGATGGCGACTGAGGTCATCCGGCCATTGTCACCCGCGCTCCGGCCGCTGCTCCGGGCGGGCGTGGGGACGTCCAGGATGAGGTCCGTCACGCCGGCCGCCCGCCCGCACGCATCACCGAAGCCCGATGGGGAAGATGAGATCCGGCGCACCTGTTACGTGTACGCCGGTCGTGCGAGACGGCATCCAACCGTGACAAGAGGAGCGGACGTGGCGGAACTGCACACCGGCGTGGGTCGTCAGCGGGGTGCCCTGCCGTGGCCCCGGCCCCGGCGGATCGCCACCCTGTCGGTGCACACCTCACCGTTGCACCAGCCGGGCACCGGTGACGCCGGTGGCATGAACGTGTACATCCTGGAGGTCGCCCGGCGGCTGGCCGAGGCGAACGTCGAGGTGGAGATCTTCACCCGGGCCACCTCCGGCGACCTGCCTCCCGTGGTGGAGATGGCGCCCGGCGTGCAGGTCCGGCACATCACCTCCGGGCCGTTGGAGGGGCTGACCAAGGAGGAGCTGCCCGGCCAGCTGTGCGCCTTCACGGCCGGGGTGCTTCGCGCCGAGGCGGCCCGTCCGCCGGGCCACTACGACCTCATCCACTCCCACTACTGGCTCTCCGGTCAGGTCGGCTGGCTGGCCAAGGAGCGGTGGGGGGTGCCGCTGGTACACACCGCGCACACCCTCGCCAAGGTGAAGAACGCGCAGCTCGCGGCCGGTGACCGGCCGGAACCCAAGGCGCGGGTCATCGGCGAGGAGCAGGTGGTGGCGGAGGCCGACCGGCTGGTGGCCAACACCAGGTGCGAGGCCCGGGACCTGATCGAGCGGTACGACGCCGACCCGGCCCGGGTCGCCGTCGTCCAGCCGGGCGTCGACCTCGACCGGTTCCGCCCGGCCCCGGGGGACCGGACCGCGGCGGCCGTCGCCGCCCGTCGTCGGCTGGACCTGCCGACCGAGGGCTACGTGGTGGCGTTCGTCGGCCGGATCCAGCCGCTGAAGGCGCCCGACGTGCTGGTACGCGCGGTCGCCGCGCTGCGCGAGCGCGACCCGCTGCTGGCCGACCAGGTGACCGTGGTGATCTGCGGCGGCCCGAGCGGCAGCGGCCTGGACCGGCCGACCGCCCTCATGGAGCTGGCCGGTTCTCTCGGGGTGACCGACCGGGTGCGGTTCCTGCCGCCGCGTACCGGCGCCGACCTGCCGGAGCTCTACCGGGCCGCCGACCTGGTCGCGGTGCCGTCGCACAACGAGTCGTTCGGTCTGGTCGCCCTGGAGGCCCAGGCGTGCGGCACGCCGGTCGTCGCGGCGGCGGTGGGTGGCCTGGTGACCGCCGTACGGGACCAGGTGAGCGGCCTCCTGATCGACGGGCACGACCCGGTCGACTGGGCCCGGGCGCTGGGTCGGCTGCTGCCGGACGCGCGGCGTCGCGCCGCGCTGGCTCGGGGGGCCGAGCGGCACGCGCGGGGCTTCTCCTGGGCCCGCACCGTCTCCGGTCTCCTCACGGTGTACGGCGAGGCGATGGCCGCGCGTCGTGAGGGGCTCGTGGCCGAGCTGGCCGGTGACGCGGCGCTCTCCTGCTCCTGGTGAGCCGGCGGCCGGGCCGGCGTCACCGGGTGGTCCGGCCGGGTCGACCGTAGAGTGGGTCCGGTGAGCGGGAAGAGCGATCTTGCGGCCCTCATCGAGTCGGTCTGTGCCGAGCGGGAGCTGGCCTGGGAGCGGACCGGCCCGGAGTCCTACGCGGTCACGTTGCCCGGCACCCACAAGCTGAAGACGATCTGCAACCTGATCGTGGGTGAGCACGCGCTGCGGGTCGAGGCGTTCGTGATGCGCCAGCCGGACGAGCGACGCGAGGAGCTGTGGGCCTGGCTGTTGCAGCGCAACGCCCGGATGTACGGGGTGTCCTTCTCCGTCGACGCGGTCGGCGACGTCTACCTCACGGGTCGGGTCAATCCGGCCGGGGTGGACGCGGAGGAGCTGGACCGGTTGCTGGGCGCGGTGCTGACGTACGCCGACGAGTCCTTCGACACGATGCTGGAGATCGGGTTCGGCAGTTCGATCCGCCGGGAGTGGGAGTGGCGGGTCAAGCGTGGCGAGTCGACGGCCAACCTGGCCGCGTTCGCGCACCTCTTCGAGCCTTCCGGAGGTTCGGAACCCTCCTGACGGGTATGCCGCACCGCGCGGTGCGGCAGGATCTGGGGACCCGCCGCGCGCCGAGGACGGACTGTCGAGGAGCGTGAGC
This genomic stretch from Micromonospora krabiensis harbors:
- the mshA gene encoding D-inositol-3-phosphate glycosyltransferase, with product MAELHTGVGRQRGALPWPRPRRIATLSVHTSPLHQPGTGDAGGMNVYILEVARRLAEANVEVEIFTRATSGDLPPVVEMAPGVQVRHITSGPLEGLTKEELPGQLCAFTAGVLRAEAARPPGHYDLIHSHYWLSGQVGWLAKERWGVPLVHTAHTLAKVKNAQLAAGDRPEPKARVIGEEQVVAEADRLVANTRCEARDLIERYDADPARVAVVQPGVDLDRFRPAPGDRTAAAVAARRRLDLPTEGYVVAFVGRIQPLKAPDVLVRAVAALRERDPLLADQVTVVICGGPSGSGLDRPTALMELAGSLGVTDRVRFLPPRTGADLPELYRAADLVAVPSHNESFGLVALEAQACGTPVVAAAVGGLVTAVRDQVSGLLIDGHDPVDWARALGRLLPDARRRAALARGAERHARGFSWARTVSGLLTVYGEAMAARREGLVAELAGDAALSCSW
- a CDS encoding type III secretion system chaperone family protein produces the protein MSGKSDLAALIESVCAERELAWERTGPESYAVTLPGTHKLKTICNLIVGEHALRVEAFVMRQPDERREELWAWLLQRNARMYGVSFSVDAVGDVYLTGRVNPAGVDAEELDRLLGAVLTYADESFDTMLEIGFGSSIRREWEWRVKRGESTANLAAFAHLFEPSGGSEPS